The following are from one region of the Kineosporia sp. NBRC 101731 genome:
- a CDS encoding phage baseplate assembly protein V, with the protein MTCVPIITLGGNQLPWDLGAHLISVSVERGLRRAARAEISFSDPGFVMLTDKARSFAPGTEVAVSFPDARGAAVKVFAGTVSGLLVSCPDEGDHHTAVTIVAEDAAHGLGSVGRTVNTANAPLTDALQAALTPHVRSVRIAGLPAGARDAVIVACSPLELLEQISERYGTEWWIDPADGVLQVAPAPASGSAVTLDLGADIADLDFRTSGKATGTVVLRGWDPVTKQELTGRNTSATATSGGPALLTGAGGFAQSDTASTYETRALSTAGEADIIAQATAQAGRFARSGTTLRVRTHAIAPDISPRKDLSLTGAGPLAGRHAVVAVRHDWGPVTGTTIVAGDRTHGAVPVVAAPGVPQAPPVTSPMIGGTMGLIPGLISNIHDPKNWGRVRVKLPTLGPDVETGWARAVLPAAGPGRGMVVPHRVDDEVLVGFEEGDLQRPFVLGAVHNGHDGTPAATAGRQADLSSGITTANGHALVMTDASAPGKNSVSLKQTSGHELLMSGDGIVLRAAAGSPIKLQAGQASITLDAQGNIRIEGVNVTVTGQQGVDLRGTKIAARASATLALEGTTSSELKGLKVDVTAGGPASVKGATVAIN; encoded by the coding sequence ATGACCTGTGTCCCGATCATCACGCTCGGCGGGAACCAGCTGCCCTGGGACCTGGGCGCGCACCTGATCAGCGTGTCGGTGGAACGTGGGCTCCGGCGCGCTGCACGGGCGGAGATCTCCTTCAGCGATCCAGGTTTCGTGATGCTCACCGACAAGGCCCGGTCGTTCGCACCGGGCACCGAGGTGGCCGTCTCCTTCCCCGACGCGCGAGGTGCCGCGGTGAAGGTCTTCGCCGGCACCGTCAGCGGCCTCCTGGTGTCCTGCCCCGACGAGGGCGACCACCACACCGCGGTGACGATCGTGGCCGAAGACGCCGCCCACGGCCTGGGCAGTGTGGGCCGCACGGTCAACACGGCCAACGCGCCCCTGACCGACGCCCTGCAGGCGGCGCTCACCCCGCACGTGCGATCGGTCCGGATCGCCGGGCTTCCCGCCGGCGCCCGCGATGCCGTGATCGTCGCCTGTTCGCCCCTGGAACTCCTGGAGCAGATCTCCGAACGCTACGGGACGGAGTGGTGGATCGACCCGGCCGACGGTGTGCTCCAGGTAGCTCCGGCCCCGGCCTCGGGTTCCGCCGTCACCCTCGACCTGGGCGCCGACATCGCCGATCTCGACTTCCGCACCTCGGGCAAGGCCACCGGCACGGTCGTGCTGCGCGGCTGGGACCCGGTCACCAAGCAGGAACTCACCGGCCGTAACACCTCCGCGACCGCCACCTCCGGCGGCCCGGCCCTGCTCACCGGGGCCGGCGGGTTCGCGCAGTCCGACACCGCATCGACCTACGAGACCCGCGCGCTGTCCACCGCCGGTGAGGCCGACATCATCGCCCAGGCCACGGCCCAGGCCGGGCGCTTCGCCCGGTCCGGCACCACCCTGCGGGTGCGCACCCATGCGATCGCGCCGGACATCAGCCCCCGCAAGGATCTCTCGCTCACCGGCGCCGGACCCCTCGCCGGCCGGCACGCGGTGGTCGCGGTGCGGCACGACTGGGGCCCGGTGACGGGCACCACGATCGTGGCCGGGGACCGCACCCACGGTGCGGTGCCGGTCGTCGCCGCACCGGGCGTCCCGCAGGCGCCGCCGGTGACCTCGCCCATGATCGGCGGGACGATGGGTCTGATCCCCGGCCTGATCTCGAACATCCACGACCCCAAGAACTGGGGACGCGTGCGGGTCAAGCTCCCGACACTGGGCCCGGATGTCGAAACCGGCTGGGCCCGGGCCGTTCTGCCGGCCGCCGGGCCCGGCCGGGGAATGGTGGTGCCGCATCGGGTGGACGACGAGGTCCTCGTCGGTTTCGAAGAGGGAGACCTGCAGAGGCCTTTCGTACTCGGAGCGGTCCACAACGGGCACGACGGCACCCCGGCGGCCACCGCCGGCCGCCAGGCCGATCTGTCATCAGGCATCACGACCGCCAACGGGCACGCACTGGTGATGACCGATGCCTCGGCCCCGGGGAAAAACTCCGTCAGCCTGAAACAGACGTCAGGACATGAACTCCTGATGTCCGGCGACGGGATCGTGCTCCGGGCGGCGGCCGGGAGCCCGATCAAACTGCAGGCCGGACAGGCGTCGATCACGCTGGACGCGCAGGGAAACATCAGGATCGAGGGGGTCAACGTCACCGTGACCGGACAGCAGGGCGTGGATCTGCGGGGAACGAAGATCGCCGCGCGGGCCTCGGCCACCCTGGCGCTCGAGGGCACGACGTCCAGCGAACTCAAGGGCCTGAAGGTGGACGTCACCGCCGGCGGACCGGCGTCCGTCAAGGGCGCCACCGTGGCGATCAATTAG
- a CDS encoding GPW/gp25 family protein produces MSDTFDTSINTSMSTRPIPAQRRPAVRAGWHSQPPTIDPAPNVAGQRELTDFVGRGIAWPLRVDHTGVIALDGGPADLESSVRTVLLTAPGERLMRPEFGCRIHELVFEPVNPNTIGLMRHAVREALTRWEPRITVDEVDVVPDPESAGLVHLHVGYRIRTTNDRRNLVHPFYLIPQEDA; encoded by the coding sequence ATGAGCGACACCTTCGACACGTCGATCAACACGTCGATGTCCACGCGCCCGATCCCGGCGCAGCGCCGTCCCGCCGTACGCGCCGGGTGGCACTCCCAGCCTCCCACGATCGACCCGGCCCCGAACGTCGCCGGGCAGCGCGAGCTCACCGACTTCGTCGGACGGGGCATCGCCTGGCCCCTGCGCGTGGACCACACCGGTGTCATCGCGCTCGACGGCGGGCCCGCAGACCTCGAGTCCTCGGTGCGCACGGTGCTGCTCACCGCACCCGGCGAGCGCCTGATGCGCCCGGAGTTCGGTTGCCGTATCCACGAGCTCGTCTTCGAGCCGGTCAACCCGAACACCATCGGCCTGATGCGCCACGCGGTGCGGGAAGCCCTCACCCGGTGGGAACCCCGGATCACCGTCGACGAGGTCGATGTCGTGCCCGATCCGGAATCGGCCGGCCTGGTGCACCTTCACGTCGGCTACCGGATCCGGACCACGAACGACCGCCGCAACCTCGTTCACCCGTTCTATCTCATCCCGCAGGAAGACGCCTGA